The genome window GCGTGTTTGTAGGTTATCCAAAAGGGACGAAATGTGGTTTATTCTATTGCCctaaagaaaataaggtaatTATTAGCACAAATACCAAGTTTCTTGAAGAGGACTATTTGATGAACCATGTTCCTAGAAGTAAAATCGTTTTACAGGAACTCAGCAAAGGAATGGAAATCAGTCATCTGAAAAACAAAACGACCAGATGCAAACCCCAGAAGTCGATTTTGACATACCATTGCATTTTAGTAGTGGGAGAAATGTCAATAGAATTGATGTCCCGCAAGAACTAGTGTCCGAAGTCATACTACCACAAAGTAGTGGGAGTTATGTTGAGCAGACTGCACAACAGGAAGAAGTCGTTGATATCCCTGTGGATAGCATGGAGACTCAGGTTCCTGATGATGATGTGGTTCAACCACAAAATCAAAATGGTATAGTTGCAACTGATGTAGTGCGCAGTCGTAGTGGGGGAGAAATAAGATAGCTGGTTCATTATATACTCTTGGGAGAATCATATAATAGGATCCCTGAGGTGCCTACTTCCGAACCTGTTAATTACGACCAAGCACTACGTGATAAAGATGCCGATAAATGGGTTGCTGTTATGAAATCAGAGATGGGGTCTATGTACTCTAATCAAGTCTGGGATCTTGTAGAACCAGCTGATGGGGTTAAGTCCATTGAATTCAAGTGGATCTATAAGAAAAAGATAGGTGTAGACAAAAAAGTGCAAACTTTTAAAGCAAGGCTTGTAGCGAAAAGGGTTTACTCAGAAAAAAGGGATCGATTATGAGGAAACCTTCTCGCCGGTAGCCATGCTTAAGTTTATAAGGATTCTCTTATCCATTACTGCTCATTATGAGGCAAATGGATGTCAAGACATCTTTCCTTAATGGAAGTCTTGATAAGTGTATCTATATGATACAACCAGACGGTTTCATGGAAAGTGGCAAGGAACACATGTTGTGTAAGATTAAAAGGTCCATTTATGGACTGAAACATGCATCTAGGGCATGGAACACTTGTTTTGACAAGGCAATTAAAACTTTTGGTTTTGATCAGTGTCTTAACGATGTGTATACACAAAGTGGGATGGGGACAAAGTGGCGTTTTTAATCTTATATGTAGAAGGCATATTGCTCATAAGAAATAATATGGGCATGTTGGATTCAGTTAAACAGTGGTTGTCTACACGCTTTgatatgaaagatttgggagaagCGACTCATATCCTTGGGATCAAGCTCTTGCGAGATCGCAAGAAAAGGATATTAGGCTTATCCCAGGCTCTTTATATTGATACAATACTCTCCAGGTTTAGCATGCATGATTTCAAGAAAGGATTTCTTCCTTTAAGACATGGAATTTCTCTATCTAAAGATCAGTCTCCTAAAACTGATGAAGAGATAGAAAAGATGGAGGCGGTCCCCTATGCATCTGTTGTGGGGAGTCTGATGTATGCTATGTTATGCACTAGACGTAATATCTGCTTTGCCGTTGGCGTTGTTAGAAGATTTCAGTCTAATCTTGGGAGAGAGCATTGGACAGCGGTTAAACATATAATCAAGTACCTGAAAAGAACTAGGGATTACATGTTGATCTACTATTCGGATGACCTTGTGCCCATTGGGTATACTGATTAGGATTTCCAATCAGACAGAGATTCTAGAAAGTCTACCTCAGAAAATGTGTTTACTCTGGGAGGTGGAGCCATAAGTTGGAGGAGCATCAAGCAAACTTATGTTGTTGATTCCACCATGGAAGCCGAATATGTGGCAGCCTCTGAGGCAGCCAAATAGACGGTTTGACTCGGAACCTTCCTGAGAGAGTTGGGTGTAGTTCCCTCGATTCAAGCACCAATAACACTTTATTGTGATAATAGTGGTACGGTTGCAAATTTGAAGGATCCGCGAAGCCATAAAAGAGCAAAGCACATTGAGTGTAAATATCATTTAATTCGTGAGATAGTGCAGATAGGGGATTTAGTGGTCACCAAGATTGCGTCAGAGAACAACTTGGCGGACCCGTTTACTAAGAGCTTACCACAAAAGACTTTTGATAGGCATGCAGATGGAATGGGTGTCAGAATTGTAGACGCATGGCTATGAgtttaagtgggagattgttaggaTATACTATAAACCATGCATATTGTTATAGTATTCTTTATAGAACAATTGTTTATTtacttattcaaataaataaagttttattttaaatagatcatgtaTTGGTTTGTGTGTCcgttgcttatatagtagatgatttagtgtaagaatttagcttatacacggaagattaaatcatcggttcttataagtcataaagtttatgttcacaatctaatgatggaattagACAAACTATCGGAAtggttgtagcacaagattaaaagttatttatcttgattatgggaatggtctaattccaacttcttgtgctagtacattttgtatgtattgaacggatcaAGTGGAGATAAGTATTTtttactgacttaataaaataatttctctagtccattcaatgtacttatactcttaatcttgatataattattattagttgtgtatgtcatttattgttttgatttattaaaaggcgagattctttcATGAGTCAATAAGCCTGGTAAATTGGACGATAATGATATACATTGGCGAAGAAATAattagttgatggaatccataTCTCGATTTTTGAGATTGATAATactcctttatgaaagcttataagtttttatGTGTAAACCCGGacggtggattttgtatccgacacatgaaataagttaagcgaaagtctaaaggaagtagtcaataaattaaattgtcagtaatttaatttgattggttagtatctgaatcttaacacgggaagttaaataagattttatgaaagaatttcgaaattgaactaaggagtgcaattacgaatttttagtggaataattcgtaatttattatgaaagaaattaatttcaaaatttcaaaattaattccataagaggAAGCTTTGTTAATTACATTTTGTGGTCCCTATTGTGCCTGAATATAGGAGATAAAGGAAACCTTTCCTTAGTGGAAGAAGAAAACCTAACATGTTTTGGAAAAGGGTTTTAACCTAAAAACGTAGCTATATATACATGGGATATAGCTGGTCGTTTTTGAGCACTAGAAAAACACACGCTTTTCTTCCTTGAATTTCGCCCACTCGAAATTCTCTCTTTtcggatattatttgggtaacacgGTAGAAGAATGTGGAAGTTTGCTGAGGTCTTGCAACTCTGGAACTGGAGACGGATATTGATTTGCTTTGTTCATGCTTCAAGAGGTAACTCGAATAATCTCCGTATGTGCTAATTGTTTAATTCACACGTGAATATGATACTGTAATTGCTTCCGCTGTGATATATAATCCAACACTATTGTGTGTCCTTTTTACTCCCGAAGATTCAACGTAAGTTGTAACGGCTCACCATCTAATATGTAACGATTAAGCTTCCACTTTTACCTCCTTTTTCTCTCCTTAAATTCTCCAACTACGTTCCCTCACTGAAACCATCAACAATATTCTCTTTATTTCTCTGCTCTCTTTACAATCTGAACTTAGACAGACAGTTTTGTTTTTCTCTCCTTTAAATAAAATCCAGTGCTTCATATAGTCCCCTATGGCTAAAGCAATTCTCACAATTTTCTTCCTGCTCGTGTCCTGCTCTTCAGGTTTGAAAGACGACCGTTTTTCCTGTCGCTAATAGtcatttttcttgtatttttatgatttaatTAACTTTTTTGTTGAGCCAAGTTCAATATAATGTAGTGTAGTATCGATCCTTTTTAGTTCAAATGATACTAATTAACTGTTTTAAACTTGTCATTTCAGCGCCGATTCTAACGTTAGTGGATGGGCAGGTAATTAAGTTAAAAAGTTGAATTAGTTAATGTAGATTATAAGTAATTAGTTAAGCGAATAGACTGGTAATTAATGTGTTTGTACTTTTTGGTTTTGTAGAAGACTTGGTGTGTGGCTAAACCTTCATCAGATAATGCAATCCTTCAGCAAAATATAAATTTTGCTTGTTCTAATGTGGACTGCCGCAGTATATTCCAGGAAGGTTGCCCTTGCTTTTCCCCAAACAATTTGATGAACCATGCTTCTATTGCCATGAACCTTTATTACCAAACTAAAGGAAGGAACCCTTGGAATTGCCACTTTGGTAATTCTGCCCTCGTTGTCATGACCGATCCAAGTAAGTTCTTATTCTGCTCAGAGGCTGATTCGAGTTTTGTGAATTCAACTGGACCATTACTTTGCTCGAACTATTATACATATATGACAAATGTTTACATGTATACATATAATAATATCACTCATAGATTCGCCCCTTGTTCTGTTTCTCATTTACTTAATGGACTTACATTGCAACCTTGTTATAAATCTATCAATAATTCAATTTTGACAATGGCAGGTTATGGCAGCTGCACCTATGAGTGAAGTCATGGTTCGGAGGAGCAACTCATGAGGAGACTATCCTAATTTTCTTTATATTTCttgtttaccttttttttttttaaaggagGGGTTTGATCATGTTAAGTTAGCATATTAACATGCACTATGTAGTCATTTAATTTATAGCTGTCAATTTTTTCATATTATGATTACCATTTCGTTCTAGTTTTGTATGCTTTCCGTCATGTTTGGCAATTGgcatctttctttcttctttgggCCCTGACTATTGATAGTGGGGACGATGCAAGAAATAGAGGAGAAATATATGGACCGAATGGTTTAGGTAGGAGGTCCGATCTATGTTGCTCACACTCTCTGAAATTGTTGGCGGGTGCGCGCCGAATCCTTCAAAAATAGTATTTTTTTAGATGATCCGACATGATTGCAACTGTATTTTGGAGAGTCCGGCAACGTAGGGTCTCATTACGTGCTAAACTGCTGTGttgaatttttatgtttaaaattTAACTTCCTGGAGTGCGTATGCTTACTATGTAGGAGCTGATTTGTAATCTGTTGGTTTTGGAGCCACTCAATTTTTATACGTATTTCATAAGCAGTGCCAGAGCCACATTGGCCTAAGGATGGTAAGATGAATCCCTTTGTCAGAAATCGTGTCTAATATATATTGATTGTTGAAGAAAGCGATTTTAATTAGAGAAAAAACACAAATAGAAAAAATTTaagaaaacttttcaaaaacctagTAGCAATAGTTATTTTGCAGCCAATATCTTATCAGAAAGCAATGAACATGAATCAATAATCAGCTTAATAAAAATATCCAAAGCATTTCATTTCTAAAAAAATGCCTAAAGTGATTCAGTTTTCGAAGAAAGAGCAATAGTCCTAAAGATAAGCAAATATGACTGGTATTGGGAGGATAATTTCTATCCAAAATAATTCCTTCCTCCCCGTAGGCATAGTATACCATTTGTTGAGCAAAAATCTTGTCACAAAAAGAATTTAATTCAATTAATATTATTTACAGTATATTATATTTTAACATTTATTTACTGTATACATAAGAATTAATAATGGTATACATAatcatataaatattaaattttattacTATTTAGACATATTACTAATAGTGGTAACTGGGCCGGGCCGGTCTCGTGGGTCGCGATCCCGATCCTTAAATAAACGGGCTAAACGAGCTTTTTGTAggaaccggtccgggaccggACTCACAAACTCATGGTCTCATGCTAAACGGGTAGGGGTCCGCGGTCCGAACGGGCTAAACGGGCCCAACGGCTAAgcaatgatttttttttaaaaattaaatagaaattagagacaaaaagatgtaaaaaaaaaatatctaagacaatgcattgtaaatttattatagaattgtgacctaatttttaattcaaatttaaagacaaaaatattgtacaaAGATATTCAAAGCAgtgtcttgtaattttattatagcaataaaaaatatggcaatatctttcttagtttttctcccccctatggaatgaggcaacaaggtgctaataccaccattgagaagaaaaaagaactaatcaatatgtgccaaaatacaagttacataatacatactaatttttgttcatacaagttacatgctatctcttatAAACTtgataaatccttcaaggttcggaggaagttccgttggtggtggcagaAAAGTAGTTTGGTCATTGCCGCTTCCATTGTcgggcgaagcaacatcctcaacaagttcagctagcatttcttcgtaagcttcgtctacctctggttgtgattcagcaagtctaaaatttcttcttttcgaacggatccaatctctgaaatgTACTGATTTTTTCAAGTTCTCCCCCATAGATGCTCTATAACCACCgatttgaagtcttgcttgactgaaagcgctctccgatgccacaattgaagcttgaatagttaaaatgtctcgggtcatccttgaaagaaccggaaagtatttttctttgtccttccaccattgcaaaatattaaagatgccgtcgggattcacttcctcaagttGCTGTGACAAATAaatttcaagctcatttagttgtgaaaaattattactaCTAGAACCAAAACAACCCCTAAATCCCACCCAAACACTAAGTCCTCTTattcccgcagttcttttagaagattgagaatcagaagaagaagaagttggaacatttggtctagcatgatttaatgcaacttgataagcattataaatagtttcagCATTtgttctaattgaggctattgcttaCGGAAGTTTAGGCAACtcatcatcttcaagtgctaaaccattataaacagtttcataccaaaactGAGGActtcctaatttcatacaaggatttaacaaagcaataacacaataaatagggggaatagggaaaaatattttttaaacttttttctcataaaatcaatagcaagttgataaatttccccaccctgtgaaaaataagcaaacaaatttgcaaaatctgcaatataaactaaacagttagaaatagtaggataatatttgTCGCATCCCTTTTTCTCGTGAAATCggatttcgacatgtgacaactcttttaaatggaggtattaaaagaggggagtcgccacctaacgatttttaaggtgcgttagggcacctatttacaaataactctgtttgactagtcagcaccaccaaagatcgggtaagggctcaaattacctcaaagagaaggtgttaggcactcttcgaggtccacaactgtgggtcccggccgaacttaaaactatgtggattataattaggcaagatgattaaataaacaaagagaataaaaggtcaaagagtttcattataacacaatgagaattggtacaaatcttaaggactacaaggatacaactataacGGTCTATATTAGATGACTAAGTGCATAAAGaaaaaggggggtcctaagttttttagcctaaaggatcacacgtgcaacataaataatacttcgcaactccttttatataggagttgctcatattattcagcgggcacagactatcatctcctgctacccgattactatgttgaagttgtttaattagagcgttctaattcaattctaggtcgcgtcctatgcgtgcactacccgtcccatgcttatggtccaggaggcgttggacctctatttgggtggttctagactttacttaggctgctcaaaatgataaaactaagcgacattcaaaacaaaTAACACTTCACTTAAGGAcagttaaaggctcaagttagcctccacacttagacaataaATGCACGCAAATAAATTTCTACGTTAGGCACtagacagtttcagaattgaggcaaattgaagtcattaagctctatagacatggtttctaaacaACTACTCATTT of Nicotiana tomentosiformis chromosome 7, ASM39032v3, whole genome shotgun sequence contains these proteins:
- the LOC104116374 gene encoding major pollen allergen Ole e 10-like isoform X1, which produces MAKAILTIFFLLVSCSSAPILTLVDGQKTWCVAKPSSDNAILQQNINFACSNVDCRSIFQEGCPCFSPNNLMNHASIAMNLYYQTKGRNPWNCHFGNSALVVMTDPSYGSCTYE
- the LOC104116374 gene encoding major pollen allergen Ole e 10-like isoform X2; the encoded protein is MAKAILTIFFLLVSCSSAPILTLVDGQTWCVAKPSSDNAILQQNINFACSNVDCRSIFQEGCPCFSPNNLMNHASIAMNLYYQTKGRNPWNCHFGNSALVVMTDPSYGSCTYE